The following are from one region of the Silurus meridionalis isolate SWU-2019-XX chromosome 25, ASM1480568v1, whole genome shotgun sequence genome:
- the LOC124378791 gene encoding verrucotoxin subunit beta-like has translation MNVEGELKLSLMGGIVPLSGSAKYFNDTKKSFIQERLTLHYRTTTKFEQLSMDHLGKGKMGHHGVFKHDVATHVVTAVLYGANAYFVFDRKKNLSKKTTNAGVEGKIDLEKLKNLLFAGASAKVNMDENEKAALKQLSCTFYGDFNLPLNPATFDEAMKVYTDLPKLLGENGKHAVPVRVWLYPLVKLESKAAKLVRTISTDVIRAVESVIEALNVTNMKCGDLLQDTVAKSFTTFYKQVQDFQKFCYEYKQDFMKKLGFLLPDIRGGKTDISAVSDLLQAHEKSPFNTRDLQQWITEKEKKSIQIKTVLKQLSDLGAEVNDDIHKYLLDLNVEKLVAYAFNCLQYSDLLLTKQKIYLDPSTMENTCENTPDPDFQEKSLTSDELMHMKNNLQIFKNLITFNNKCESTKFIVQSLNQTSNGPCSCILVYENGCSEPICFTPPSKPECPKIECVTDHNVTVKMGSPCAATLQRKLLYKMKLEKDWKSQPVDQDVITLTDLKEGTDYEIKCGAVGKLDYMVESDINTVTTTLSAVKPQKEPKSTESESTQQKIETESAESSEYLSATAVSGNSSDDEQINESQPRYQELKSSGMRSKQ, from the exons ATGAATGTTGAAGGTGAACTGAAACTGAGTCTAATGGGAGGAATTGTCCCACTTAGTGGTTCTGCCAAATATTTCAATGACACGAAAAAATCATTTATACAAGAGAGGTTGACGCTGCACTACAGAACAACCACCAAGTTCGAGCAGTTGAGTATGGACCATCTGGGTAAAGGAAAAATGGGTCACCATGGGGTTTTTAAGCATGATGTAGCAACACACGTGGTTACAGCAGTGCTGTATGGAGCCAATGCTTACTTTGTGTTTGATAGAAAGAAGAATTTATCTAAGAAGACAACAAATGCAGGAGTAGAAGGAAAAATTGACCTTGAAAAGCTGAAAAATCTTCTTTTTGCTGGGGCAAGTGCAAAAGTAAACATGGATGAAAATGAGAAGGCTGCATTGAAACAACTGAGCTGTACATTTTATGGGGATTTTAATTTGCCCTTAAATCCAGCGACTTTTGATGAAGCTATGAAGGTTTACACTGATCTTCCAAAGCTGCTTGGAGAGAATGGAAAACATGCAGTTCCAGTGAGGGTGTGGCTTTATCCTCTGGTTAAACTGGAATCAAAAGCAGCCAAACTTGTAAGAACTATCAGCACAGATGTAATTAGAGCTGTGGAGTCAGTAATAGAAGCTTTAAATGTCACAAACATGAAATGTGGTGACTTGTTACAAGACACAGTGGCAAAATCATTTACCACATTTTATAAACAAGTGCAGGATTTTCAGAAATTCTGCTACGAGTACAAGCAAGATTTCATGAAAAAGCTCGGGTTCCTTCTGCCAGACATCCGTGGAGGTAAAACAGATATCAGTGCCGTAAGTGATCTCCTACAAGCCCATGAGAAATCTCCTTTTAATACTCGTGATCTTCAGCAGTGgataacagagaaagaaaagaaatccatccaaataaaaacagtcctgaagcAGCTCAGTGACCTTGGTGCAGAAGTGAATGATGACATACACAAATATCTACTGGACTTGAACGTGGAAAAATTGGTTGCTTATGCATTTAACTGTCTTCAGTATTCAGATCTTCTCCTGACTAAACAAAAGATCTACCTGGACCCTTCAACAATGGAAAATACCTGTGAAAATACACCTGATCCAGATTTTCAGGAGAAATCATTGACTTCTGATGAGCTCATGCACATGAAGAACAATTTACAAATTTTTAAGAATTTgatcacatttaataataagtGCGAGTCCACAAAATTCATTGTCCAAAGTCTGAATCAAACATCAAATGGCCCATGTTCCTGCATTCTAGTGTATGAAAATGGGTGCAGTGAACCGATCTGTTTTACTCCTCCATCAAAGCCAGAATGTCCAAAAATCGAGTGTGTCACTGATCACAATGTAACAGTAAAAATGGGTTCTCCGTGTGCTGCTACACTGCAGAGGAAGCTACTGTACAAAATGAAACTAGAGAAAGACTGGAAATCTCAGCCTGTGGATCAGGATGTAATCACACTGACAGATCTTAAAGAAGGCACtgattatgaaataaaatgtggagCAGTAGGAAAACTTGACTACATGGTTGAAAGTGACATAAACACTGTTACAACTACACTGTCTGCAGTAAAACCCCAGAAGGAACCAAAGTCAACTGAAAGTGAATCAACCCAGCAGAAAATTG AAACAGAGAGTGCTGAATCCTCGGAGTACTTAAGTGCTACAGCAGTTTCTGGAAACTCATCTGATGACGAGCAAATAAATGAGAGTCAGCCACGCTACCAAGAGCTAAAGAGTTCTGGTATGAGATCTAAACAATAG
- the LOC124379142 gene encoding verrucotoxin subunit beta-like, which translates to MASVRDNLIETAALGRPFHLGMLYDCRNDTIVPGMTLWDQEQLQQNIDVKPQNNTEFRVTTSDTIDEKAKHLKVDGELKLSLLGSLVTISGAARYFNDTKKSFIQDRLTLHYRTTTKFEQLTMNHLAKGKMGHHEVFDHDVATHVVTAVLYGADAYFVFDRENNLSKETTNVEVEGKISLDKLKSLLSVGAHAALNMNENDKKVAKQLSCTFYGDFILPSNPATFDEAMKVYTDLPKMLGENGEHAVPVRVWLYPLVKLDPRAAKLERNISTDVIRAVESVIEALNVTNMKCGDLLQDTVAKSFTTFYKQVQDFQKFCYEYKQDFMKKLGFLLPDIRGGKTDISAVSDLIQAHEKSPFNTRDLQQWITEKEKKNIQIKTVLKQLCDLGAEVNDDIHKYLLDLNVEKLVAYAFNCLQYSDLLLTKQKIYLNPSTMKNFSENTPDPDFQEKSWTSVELMHMKNN; encoded by the exons ATGGCTTCTGTACGAGACAATTTAATAGAAACAGCAGCTCTGGGGAGACCATTTCATCTGGGAATGCTGTATGACTGCAGAAATGATACAATAGTACCAG GAATGACACTTTGGGATCAAgagcagctgcagcagaacataGATGTTAAACCACAAAATAATACAGAATTCCGAGTTACAACTTCAGACACAATTGATGAAAAAGCAAAGCACCTGAAAGTTGATGGTGAACTGAAACTGAGTCTTTTGGGAAGTCTAGTCACAATAAGTGGTGCAGCCCGATATTTCAATGACACCAAAAAGTCATTTATACAAGACAGGTTGACGCTGCACTACAGAACAACCACTAAGTTCGAGCAGTTGACTATGAACCATCTGGCTAAAGGAAAAATGGGTCACCATGAGGTGTTTGATCATGATGTAGCAACACATGTGGTTACAGCAGTGCTGTATGGAGCTGATGCTTACTTTGTGTTTGATAGAGAAAATAATTTATCTAAGGAGACAACAAATGTAGAAGTAGAAGGAAAGATTTCATTGGATAAGCTGAAGAGTCTTCTTTCTGTTGGGgcacatgcagcattaaacatgaatgaaaatgaCAAGAAAGTCGCAAAACAACTGAGCTGTACATTTTATGGGGATTTTATTTTGCCCTCAAATCCAGCGACTTTTGATGAAGCTATGAAGGTTTACACTGATCTTCCTAAGATGCTTGGAGAAAATGGAGAACATGCAGTTCCAGTGAGGGTTTGGCTTTATCCTCTGGTTAAACTGGACCCAAGAGCAGCCAAACTTGAAAGAAACATCAGCACAGATGTAATTAGAGCTGTGGAGTCAGTAATTGAAGCTTTAAATGTCACAAACATGAAATGTGGTGACTTGTTACAAGACACAGTGGCAAAATCTTTTACCACATTTTATAAACAAGTGCAGGATTTTCAGAAATTCTGCTACGAGTACAAGCAAGATTTCATGAAAAAGCTCGGGTTCCTTCTGCCAGACATCCGTGGAGGTAAAACAGATATCAGTGCCGTAAGTGATCTCATACAAGCCCATGAGAAATCTCCTTTTAATACTCGTGATCTTCAGCAGTGgataacagagaaagaaaaaaaaaacatccaaataaAAACAGTGCTGAAGCAGCTCTGTGACCTTGGTGCAGAAGTGAATGATGACATACACAAATATCTACTGGACTTGAACGTGGAAAAATTGGTTGCTTATGCATTTAACTGTCTTCAGTATTCAGATCTTCTCCTGACTAAACAAAAGATCTACCTGAACCCTTCAACAATGAAAAATTTCAGTGAAAATACACCTGATCCAGATTTTCAGGAAAAATCATGGACTTCTGTTGAGCTCATGCACATGAAGAACAATTAA